From a region of the Solanum stenotomum isolate F172 chromosome 2, ASM1918654v1, whole genome shotgun sequence genome:
- the LOC125854639 gene encoding actin-depolymerizing factor 2, with protein MANAASGMAVHDDCKLKFLELKAKRTYRFIIYKIEEKQKQVVVEKLGEPTESYEDFAAGLPADECRYAVYDFDFMTEENCQKSRIFFIAWSPDTARVRSKMIYASSKDRFKRELDGFQVELQATDPTEMGLDVFRSRAGGIEC; from the exons ATG GCTAATGCAGCATCTGGGATGGCTGTGCATGATGATTGCAAGCTGAAGTTTTTAGAGTTGAAGGCAAAAAGAACCTACCGTTTCATCATCTATAAGATTGAAGAGAAGCAAAAGCAGGTTGTTGTGGAAAAGCTTGGTGAACCAACTGAAAGCTATGAGGATTTCGCTGCAGGCCTCCCTGCTGATGAGTGTCGATATGCTGTCTATGACTTTGATTTCATGACCGAAGAAAACTGCCAGAAGAGCAGAATATTCTTTATTGCTTG GTCACCTGACACGGCAAGGGTGAGAAGCAAGATGATTTATGCAAGCTCCAAAGACAGGTTCAAGAGAGAGCTTGATGGATTCCAGGTAGAGCTGCAAGCAACTGATCCTACAGAGATGGGGCTTGATGTTTTCAGAAGCCGAGCTGGTGGAATTGAATGTTGA